TGCATGAACCACGGCTTCACCCCTGGTTTCAGGTGCAGCGCGGTGTAGAGCACGCTCGACGCACCGGCGGCCTTGGCCTGCCGCAGCGCCTCGTCGAGGTGCGCCCGTGTATCGGTGAGGTACGGCAGGATCGGCATCATGAAGACGGCGCAGTCGAGGCCCGCCTCGCGCACCGCGGTCACGGTGGCGAGCCGCGCCTTCGTGCTGGGCGTCCCAGGCTCCACAGACTGCTGGAGCTCGTGGTCGTAGACGGCGATCGACATGGCGAGGTCGACCGGAACCCGCTTCGCGGCCTCGACCAGCTGCGGCAGGTCGCGCCGCAGCAGCGTTCCCTTCGTCAGGATGCTGAACGGCGTGTCGCTCTCGGTGAGCGCGTCGATGATGCCGGGCATGAGGGCGTAACGCCCTTCAGCTCGCTGGTAGGGGTCGGTGTTGGTGCCGAGGGCCACGGGTTCGTGCCGCCATGAGGGTTTGGCGAGTTCGGGTCGCAGCACGTCGGCGACGTTCACCTTGACGATGATCTGACGATCGAAGTCGTCTCCGGCGTCGAGGTCGAGGTAGGTGTGCGTGGGGCGGGCGAAGCAGTTGTGGCTCACCACGCCGTTCGCCATGAAGTCCCCGGTGGTGGTCGTGATGTCCATCAGTTCGACCTCTTCGTCGAGGGCGTCGATCGATACCACGCGGAGATCAGCATTCGTCTTGACGGCGACCCCGGCGATGGCCAGTTTTCTCGTGATCGCCGGCTGGGCGACAGAGAAGAACGCGTTCCTCACCGGGAGGCCACCAGTCACCCGGATGTTCACGACTCCGTTCGGGCGTGCCGGTTCGCGTACGAACGTGAGATCGAATGCAGCCAACGCCCGTTCGATGGCGGTCAGCACGGCCTCGTCCTTGTTGGAGATCCGCAGAATTCCGCGACTGCATGATCCCTCTGCATCGAAGACTCCCCCGAGGTAGCCAGCCGCCCATTCGTCACTCGGCTCGTCGGGCCATGCGATCAGCCCGGTGATCGCCTCGTACGCATCACGGCGTGCTGTTCGGATTCCAGACATCGCCCGACGGTTCTCGCGGGGCCCCGAGAACTCGAATCGATTGGTCGCGACGCCGAACTGCTCGCGATACGTGCGCGTACGCGCCAGCGCCTCACGGTCGGCGAGCGCCAGCCGGAACTGGTTGACGT
This DNA window, taken from Agromyces sp. 3263, encodes the following:
- a CDS encoding intein-containing Rv2578c family radical SAM protein, which produces MRWSGQELGVEQGDALPGLAKLNNLVRSVQTPEFAGITFHEVLAKSALNKVPGQSMMPFGWTINPYRGCSHACTYCIDPETQITMSDGREKPLWSVEVGDEVLGTRAGGRYRRYAPAKVVAKWSTRKPAYRVVLADGSEIVASGDHRFLTDRGWKHVTGAMSGPGQRPYLTTGNSLQGFGRAGLRSQISVLSDAYASGYLTGMIRGDGLMFERTYRRANGGVNNVNQFRLALADREALARTRTYREQFGVATNRFEFSGPRENRRAMSGIRTARRDAYEAITGLIAWPDEPSDEWAAGYLGGVFDAEGSCSRGILRISNKDEAVLTAIERALAAFDLTFVREPARPNGVVNIRVTGGLPVRNAFFSVAQPAITRKLAIAGVAVKTNADLRVVSIDALDEEVELMDITTTTGDFMANGVVSHNCFARPTHTYLDLDAGDDFDRQIIVKVNVADVLRPELAKPSWRHEPVALGTNTDPYQRAEGRYALMPGIIDALTESDTPFSILTKGTLLRRDLPQLVEAAKRVPVDLAMSIAVYDHELQQSVEPGTPSTKARLATVTAVREAGLDCAVFMMPILPYLTDTRAHLDEALRQAKAAGASSVLYTALHLKPGVKPWFMQWLEQEHPELVPRYRSMYYGNNTYAPKAYRRWLGERMRPLIRAHGLERGREDPVTGGVRSAALADRGVSVPAARGPSRLPDALSLPPAPDALF